A single region of the Latilactobacillus curvatus JCM 1096 = DSM 20019 genome encodes:
- a CDS encoding HTH domain-containing protein, with protein sequence MTGYMNQILNALLKNGDYMTANELADVVAVSQKTIYRSVKSINETYKMTLVESEHGRGYLLNYQNYLQIMKQTHEKDYVAFSPVERRNVIIW encoded by the coding sequence ATGACTGGTTATATGAATCAGATATTGAATGCTTTGTTAAAGAATGGAGATTACATGACAGCAAATGAATTGGCCGATGTAGTTGCCGTATCTCAAAAAACGATTTACAGGTCGGTTAAATCGATAAATGAGACTTATAAAATGACTTTAGTAGAATCGGAGCATGGAAGAGGCTATTTGTTAAATTACCAGAATTATTTACAAATAATGAAGCAAACTCACGAAAAAGATTATGTCGCATTCTCGCCAGTTGAGAGACGAAATGTAATTATATGGTAG
- a CDS encoding TetR/AcrR family transcriptional regulator — protein sequence MTRRQATKRYMAMILIELLMDQKATKLTVATFLKTANLSRTTFYNHFPTGMCGLFWWTLEQQIIQKVDESIVSGDWESGCHEAIQFITRYRMFCLNLYHLADYPERRRFFEQVMKQIIHKALRHYKAQYTPQQLNHLEDFYGGAIIRQLDCWFENNLQTEPEVIDERLCFNLKQLEKIVKSD from the coding sequence ATGACACGACGACAAGCGACTAAGCGCTATATGGCAATGATTTTAATCGAATTATTAATGGATCAAAAAGCGACGAAATTGACGGTCGCGACTTTTTTGAAGACGGCTAATTTGTCACGAACGACCTTTTATAATCATTTTCCAACGGGCATGTGCGGCTTATTTTGGTGGACACTTGAACAACAAATTATTCAAAAAGTTGATGAGAGTATAGTGAGTGGCGATTGGGAATCCGGCTGTCATGAAGCCATTCAATTTATTACACGGTATCGCATGTTTTGCTTGAATTTATATCATCTAGCGGATTATCCGGAACGCCGCCGCTTTTTTGAACAGGTTATGAAACAGATTATTCATAAGGCATTGCGCCATTACAAAGCACAATACACGCCACAACAGTTAAATCACTTGGAAGACTTTTACGGCGGTGCAATCATTCGCCAATTAGATTGTTGGTTTGAAAATAATCTGCAGACCGAACCGGAGGTGATTGATGAGCGGTTATGTTTTAATTTGAAGCAGCTTGAGAAAATCGTTAAAAGTGACTAA
- the ileS gene encoding isoleucine--tRNA ligase, protein MRIKETLNLGKTAFPMRAGLPNREIDWQKGWADNNLYQQRQKLNEGKPSFVLHDGPPFANGNIHMGHALNKTSKDIIVRYKSMNGFRAPFVPGWDTHGLPIEQALAKKGIKRKEMSLVDYRKLCYDYAMEQVNKQREDFKRLGISADWDNPYITLTADFEAEEIRVFGEMAKKGYIYKGKKPVYWSPSSESTLAEAEIEYKDIKSPSMYVAFNVVDGKDLLDADTKFIIWTTTPWTIPANLGIAVNPAFDYVQVLADGQKYVVAAERLNKMTDLLGWESVEILKTFKGADMELMTARHPLYDRESLVILGNHVTLETGTGLVHTAPGHGEDDYNAGTKYKLPVLSVVDSKGIMTEDAPGFEGVYYDKANPMVTEALEKNGSLLKLDFFTHSYPHDWRTKKPVIFRATAQWFASIDAFRDQILAQIEKVEFMPEWGKTRLYNMIRDRGDWVISRQRAWGVPLPIFYAEDGTEIVMPETIERVAQLFAEHGSNVWFEWDAKDLLPAGFTHPGSPNGEFTKEKDIMDVWFDSGSSHQAVLAARDDLTYPADLILEGSDQYRGWFNSSLITSVAVGEVSPYKAVISQGFVLDGNGRKMSKSLGNTILPEKIIKQMGADIVRLWVASVDASSDVKVTMENFQQVSEAYRKIRNTMRFMIANTTDFDPAKDTVDYAELGSVDKFMLVRLNAIIASCKAAYDAYDFATVYKTINMFLTNELSAFYLDFAKDVVYIDGQNDAPRRNIQTVFYAVAVALTKLLTPILPHTAEEIWSYLHEPEEFVQLAEMPEVEHFAGEEDLVETWNAFMGIRDDVLKALETARMDKVIGKSLEAAVTLYPNEANAALLASLDADVKQLLIVSQLTIADQSADVPTEATQFDGISVSVAHAEGDVCDRCRMIKTDIGSDDKFPMLCARCAATVTANYPEAVAEGLEK, encoded by the coding sequence ATGCGTATCAAAGAAACATTAAACCTGGGCAAGACAGCTTTCCCAATGCGAGCAGGTTTACCGAATCGTGAAATCGATTGGCAAAAAGGTTGGGCCGATAACAACCTCTATCAACAACGGCAAAAATTAAATGAAGGTAAACCTTCATTCGTTCTTCATGATGGCCCGCCATTTGCGAACGGCAACATCCACATGGGTCACGCCTTAAATAAAACAAGTAAAGATATTATCGTTCGTTACAAATCAATGAACGGGTTCCGCGCACCTTTTGTTCCTGGATGGGATACACATGGTTTGCCAATCGAACAAGCCTTGGCTAAAAAGGGTATCAAGCGGAAAGAAATGAGCCTCGTTGATTATCGTAAACTTTGTTACGACTATGCCATGGAACAAGTCAACAAGCAACGCGAAGATTTCAAGCGTCTTGGGATTTCTGCTGATTGGGATAACCCATACATCACTTTAACAGCTGATTTTGAAGCTGAAGAAATTCGGGTCTTCGGTGAAATGGCTAAAAAAGGTTATATCTATAAAGGTAAGAAGCCCGTTTACTGGTCACCTTCATCAGAATCAACTTTAGCGGAAGCTGAAATTGAATACAAAGACATCAAGTCACCATCAATGTACGTGGCGTTTAACGTGGTGGATGGGAAAGACTTATTAGATGCGGATACAAAATTCATCATCTGGACAACAACCCCATGGACAATTCCTGCTAACTTAGGGATTGCGGTTAACCCAGCTTTCGATTACGTTCAAGTGTTAGCTGACGGCCAAAAATACGTTGTGGCAGCAGAACGTTTGAACAAGATGACTGATCTTCTTGGTTGGGAATCAGTTGAAATCTTGAAGACTTTCAAGGGTGCTGACATGGAATTAATGACAGCCCGCCACCCATTATATGACCGTGAATCATTGGTGATCTTAGGCAACCACGTGACATTAGAAACTGGGACTGGTTTAGTGCATACGGCACCAGGTCACGGTGAAGATGATTATAACGCTGGCACTAAATATAAGTTACCAGTCCTTTCAGTCGTTGACAGCAAAGGGATTATGACTGAAGATGCCCCTGGTTTTGAAGGCGTTTATTACGATAAAGCCAACCCAATGGTGACAGAAGCGCTTGAAAAGAACGGTTCATTATTGAAACTCGACTTCTTCACGCATAGTTACCCACATGACTGGCGGACAAAGAAACCCGTTATCTTCCGGGCAACAGCCCAATGGTTTGCTTCAATCGATGCGTTCCGCGATCAAATCTTAGCACAAATCGAAAAAGTTGAATTCATGCCAGAATGGGGAAAGACCCGTCTTTACAACATGATTCGTGATCGTGGCGATTGGGTTATCTCTCGTCAACGGGCATGGGGTGTGCCATTACCAATCTTCTATGCTGAAGACGGCACAGAAATCGTCATGCCAGAAACAATCGAACGTGTGGCGCAACTCTTTGCAGAGCATGGTTCAAACGTTTGGTTTGAATGGGATGCTAAAGACTTATTACCAGCAGGCTTTACACATCCTGGGAGTCCAAATGGTGAATTTACAAAAGAAAAAGATATCATGGATGTCTGGTTTGATTCAGGTTCATCACATCAAGCTGTGTTAGCGGCTCGCGATGACTTAACTTATCCAGCGGACTTAATCTTAGAAGGTTCAGATCAATATCGTGGCTGGTTTAACTCAAGTTTAATTACCAGTGTTGCAGTTGGCGAAGTCAGCCCTTATAAAGCTGTTATTTCACAAGGCTTTGTCTTAGATGGTAACGGTCGTAAGATGAGTAAATCACTTGGGAACACAATCTTGCCTGAAAAGATCATCAAACAAATGGGGGCGGATATTGTGCGCCTCTGGGTCGCTTCAGTTGATGCTAGCTCAGACGTGAAAGTCACAATGGAAAACTTCCAACAAGTCAGTGAAGCTTACCGGAAGATCCGGAACACAATGCGGTTCATGATTGCGAACACAACTGATTTCGATCCTGCTAAAGATACAGTTGATTACGCAGAATTAGGTTCAGTTGATAAGTTCATGTTGGTGCGCTTAAACGCAATCATCGCCAGCTGTAAAGCGGCGTATGATGCTTACGACTTTGCCACAGTTTATAAGACAATTAACATGTTCTTGACGAACGAATTATCAGCCTTCTACTTAGACTTCGCCAAAGACGTTGTTTATATCGATGGTCAAAATGATGCACCTCGTCGTAACATACAAACTGTTTTCTATGCAGTAGCAGTAGCCTTGACGAAGTTATTGACACCAATCTTGCCACACACAGCTGAAGAAATCTGGAGCTACTTACACGAACCAGAAGAATTCGTTCAATTAGCTGAAATGCCAGAAGTTGAACATTTTGCCGGTGAAGAAGACTTAGTTGAAACTTGGAATGCCTTCATGGGGATCCGTGACGATGTCTTAAAAGCTCTTGAAACAGCCCGGATGGACAAGGTCATCGGTAAGTCATTAGAAGCGGCCGTAACACTTTATCCAAACGAAGCCAATGCTGCTTTATTAGCTTCATTGGATGCTGATGTTAAACAATTATTGATTGTCTCACAATTAACAATTGCGGATCAATCAGCCGATGTTCCAACAGAAGCTACTCAATTTGATGGCATTTCGGTTAGTGTTGCGCATGCTGAGGGGGATGTTTGTGATCGTTGTCGGATGATTAAGACTGATATCGGTTCAGATGATAAGTTCCCAATGCTTTGTGCGCGTTGTGCTGCAACTGTCACAGCCAACTACCCAGAAGCAGTTGCGGAAGGTTTAGAAAAATAA
- a CDS encoding DivIVA domain-containing protein, which translates to MVLTPLDIHNKEFNTKMRGYNPDQVNDFLDQVIKDYESVLTENESLKAELKSSDEKVTYFNELKDALNQSIIVAQEAADRVKDNAKKEAEMIQTESEKNAKSMLDDATEKSNHIIDDATERAKQIAIETDDLKKQTRIFRQRLQVMLESQLEVVKSPEWTDLLAKDDLADHQALSAEIDMTDLDNHGSNQVNSDAEVKPWGQIAEDDVTTTQTIIFPGEETPVEEDDNDEVLSDVVEDTDSDEVVEAVTDSYNPIENQATDLNKD; encoded by the coding sequence ATGGTTTTAACACCTTTAGATATTCATAACAAAGAATTTAACACAAAAATGCGGGGTTACAATCCGGATCAAGTCAATGATTTCTTAGATCAAGTGATTAAAGACTACGAATCAGTTTTAACAGAAAATGAAAGTTTAAAAGCGGAATTAAAATCAAGCGATGAAAAAGTAACGTATTTTAATGAATTGAAAGATGCGTTGAACCAATCAATCATTGTTGCACAAGAAGCGGCTGACCGTGTTAAAGATAACGCTAAAAAAGAAGCTGAAATGATTCAAACTGAATCAGAAAAGAATGCAAAATCAATGTTGGATGATGCAACTGAAAAATCAAACCACATCATTGACGATGCAACTGAACGTGCAAAACAAATTGCAATCGAAACCGATGACTTGAAGAAACAAACACGGATTTTCCGTCAAAGATTACAAGTTATGCTTGAATCACAATTAGAAGTGGTTAAGAGTCCTGAATGGACAGATTTATTAGCTAAAGATGATTTAGCGGACCATCAAGCTCTTTCAGCTGAAATTGATATGACAGACCTTGACAACCATGGGTCAAATCAAGTAAACTCGGATGCAGAAGTTAAACCTTGGGGTCAAATTGCTGAAGATGATGTGACAACAACGCAAACCATTATTTTCCCTGGTGAAGAAACACCAGTCGAAGAAGATGACAATGATGAAGTGCTCTCCGATGTAGTCGAAGACACCGATTCAGATGAAGTGGTTGAAGCTGTTACGGATTCTTACAACCCAATTGAAAACCAAGCAACAGATTTAAATAAGGACTAG